Part of the Stigmatopora argus isolate UIUO_Sarg chromosome 3, RoL_Sarg_1.0, whole genome shotgun sequence genome, ttaacacaaagccatttttttgttaaagagcctgacagctgatgggaggaaggatctgcggaagcgctccttcctgcaatgagggtgccgcagtctattgctaaaggagcttcggagggactccacagactcatgcagggggtgggaggtgctgtccatgatggacatcatcctggtcagcatcctccgctctcccacttcctccacagagtccaaaggacagcccagaacagagctggccctcctgaccagcttattcagcctgttcctgtccctctccgtgctcccggatccccaacaaagcactgcataaaacactgcagaggccaccacagtgtcgtagaaagtcctcagcagtgtcctgcacactccaaaggaccgtagactcctcagtaggtagaggcggctctggcccctcttgtacagggcatctgtgttgcttggtgtccttggaaaaataaatcattgccATTTTCCGAATGCGGCTTCTTCGTTCTTGATGAAACACCTGATAGATTTATGATGCTCTAGATCAGGGGtttcaaaccggtcctcaaagggccacagtgggtgcaggttttcattccaactcaacaagaggatacgttttgcaagtgtaatgagtcaattaaagtcaggtgctacttattttagaagacacctgattggttaaaatgtcggcactggatcggttggaacaaagaccaggacccactgcggccctcggcagaatcggtttgacacgtgcccTAGATGATGCAAGGGGCATTTTCAACGGTAATTCAAAATCCAGGGCGGcttggtggagcgagtggttagcacgttggcctcagagctctggggtcttgggttcaaatccgggtcatgtccacctgtatggagttatgccaaattccaaaaaccatgcatgaaggctgattggacactctaaattgcccctagatatgggtgtgagtgtgcatggttatccagctccttgtgccctgcgatcggttggccaccgatacagggtgtcctccgcctctggcccggagacagctgggattggctccagaaaatgagatggaatgagattcaaaatccaaacaatgctgAAATAGGCTCGACATGGTCTTTGTGTGCAAGATGCGAAATGTAATCCAAAGAAAAGGGCAAAAGGCAAGACAACTTCCTTCTCGGCTTTTTGtattattcggcgcatcgttcttctatggtgaaattttgcttctttttttgcgCCGAGTGCCACCCatctcagcactgaagaagtggtgccctgacttctgccatttttccatctcctgtcttctgcttgtgAGTTTGAGCGGGAATTTTAAACAGAACTTTTGTgtaatacttaatataaaaaatgcgatgtactgaagccgtgaagtggtgaaggatcacagtgctccggtttccttccacattgcAGAAACAtacatagtaggctggttgaacacacaaaattgccatcttacttccgcattagattcaactgcactgtaaaccggatgaattcggttacacgagtgcattgtgagtcattcgagttacaagttctgacaaatgattcgtctttgCGACTTCGGCGTgacaatcgattcggaatcggttgcatcctatcatttccggggttgttctaaaggaagtagtaGTAGACAGCACTGCTAAGttttatcaatatgcctgctcgggataagtgcaaaatggatggcaatttggatttaacttttaataagaaacccagccactcgcagaagtttattggttcgtattcgacaAAATATGCCATGTTGAAGcggtctccaaaaggaccggcatttgcacattgcacaacatgcaagtgcgaccTCAGCGTGACAAagggtggaattactgactttAAAACGcatgtagaaggacccaaacacaaagataaacatattttcattatgATGTTCTTTTTCaacagtttgcaaaaacacaatatttcaattaatgtaaaaacatgataataacagttttaatttaaattctcctaagctatttttttttacatttcatatcGATTTTgagtgaatcgcattcactccggacaagctccggaaatgggacaaggttactcctgaaatggggtcgacggaggtctGCAGCTCTGTATAGACGTTATCAGGCATGATccatcgtgttttttttctttaatttgtattccttttctcacattttttctTAAGGGAGGTACTGCTACTCAAGAAGACTCAGTCTATGCATATGATACAATGAAGAAGGACCATGATAAGTATGATATACCACCCAGGCATCCATTTTCAACTCAGCAGGATGTATATGATGTGCCTCCCATCCGTGACAAATACAACACTCAGGTTAGTGAGCAGCATTTAACGTGGAAGACAACACCTTGTAAATAATAACATCTATTTGTCCATCTACCCATGTATAATTTCTTGACACACCACACACAAAACGATACATCAATTCCAAAATAACATGTTTGAAGAGAAAttaatacagttgtacctcgacatacgaaagccccgacatacgagcaatttgagatacgagtaaaattttgagcaaatatttatctcgaGATTctagacaaattttgatatacgagcagacaggcTGCTCatacatcatggccactgtctctctccacccaactctctcgtgtaatgtctcactggtcgcaactccctctttgtaatgtctctgcgagcactgggcggagcgttgcattttttcagtgtttttttcccgttagtcagtgtgaatggcgtatatactacttctcgttggcaagtggtcgtgcgttatcctattgtgaggacatttgtgtgcatcgttttgggaatattttgaagggaatacaaaaggaaacaatcgataggttgcatgtgaaagtcagggtggaggcggggcaaatagagccaacccggccgggagaagaaaggtatcaaaatgtaaaacaaaattagaattaagtttagtgtaaggttagataaattttatttttgagtgtgtctgcatcataatccaagttcatttaaatttgtttatgttatgttacgagcgtgttgccgtgcagtcagggtggaggcggggcaaataataatttggaaataaattctttaaatatCAAACAATGggattttcagggtttttttccacattctgtctctcatggttgaggttgacccatgttgacaattacaggcctctctaatcttttcaagtaggagaacttgcacaattggtggttgactaaatactttgccctactgtatacacacacacacatacacgccaTTCAACAATGTTTCTcctcataagaggtcttctgagccattctttgtctggtccccAGAGCTACCAACTACCCCTGAATTTCTGGGGTTAACCCGGAAATACAACGCAAACACCGGGACCCCATACAACCTCcctaaaatcccccaaaaattgtcacttacatttttttaagcaaccatttcggaaaagtaccaaatttccaatttaaatgcctcggaaATCACACCATTGCTACGGCTTCTGCCTTCTTGATTCAATTGCACTGTAAAGCGGAAGAATTTGCTAACATGAGTGCATAGTGAATCATCCGAATTACAAAATCTGACGAAtcattcgtcttgtgcgacttcagcatggCAATCTATTTGGAATCAATTGTATAGGTAGctttaacattttagttttcatttttttcacaagggtagtaagtattattaaggctgactaaaacccctgtgttttgttttgaaacaaattctatcatttccggggttgttctaaagcaggggttcTTCACCTTGTCGGAGCTgctgaaccccaccagtttcatatgcacattcaccgaaccctactttagtgtaaaataaaatatgattttttttaaatttcaagatAAATAAATTCCTTTCAGCACTTATTGGCCAATaaatgtcacatgatcatctgcagccagtgatggtcaagcggggcatgttatcgtgaatagacatgatgagtcgatgtgtcttgacctccgtggcagagggtccaccgaacccctagggttcgatcgaacccaggtaaggaaccactgttctaaaggaagtaggcgtacacagcactggtaagtcttatgaATGTGCCTCCTCGGAACAAGCGCAAAATGGAGGATGTTGaggccgtctccaaaaggaccgacatttgcacattgcacaacatgcatgtgcgacttcagcgtgacacatggtggaattattGACAGTAAAACGCGCATAAAAGgagccaaacacaaagataaacgtattttcattatgctatgctttttcaatagttagcaaaaacacaatatttcaattattgtaaaaacatgataataacagttcgATTTGAATCGTcctacgttattttttttttacattttatatcgattttgcgtgaattgcAATAACCCCggaaaactccggaaatgggacaagagtactcctgaaatggggtcgatggagcttgacagctctgggttcctcacctcagaccagtttgccatgggtgaccctaccaggggcacaaagccccagacaacatagctctgaggatcactgggacacacaaacctcACCACCACGAAGGGTGATGACTCATCGGGAGTGAAccaatcaatttttttatttatgttgacaTTCACCTGGGGTGTCCCGTAGAGAGAAAATTAACTtttaactttttgttgttgcagcCATGTTATTTCTTTATGTATGTATAAGTGTATTTGTAGTATATTGTTGTCAAAGAAACTATGAACAgtatatttataaatgtatttgtttatcagGGAATGTTTATGAGAACCCTgtgaaattaaaatttaaaaattctgAATTGAACGATTGttcaaatacatattttctctgtttttatttctaGGTTTATGATTTCCCACCCACAGTTAGTAAAAATATTTCTGTCACTCATCTTACAAAAGAAGAGACCTATGATGTGCCCTCTCATTTGACCAAAGAGAAACTCCAAGCGCCTACACTTCCTGGCCAGTACATGGTTAGTAGTCTAAATGAAGACCACAAAGCAATTTCTGCAGAGGTATATGACGTCCCACCCCTTACATTATCcaaaaaacatggcaaaaaagaaaaagctacCAATCTGGCTCAGGAGATATACAGCTTTCCAGCTGTAGGTGAACCTACTATGGATGTGTATGACATCCCAAGAGAGCAAGAAGAGCGGGAATGCGCAAATGTCTATGACGTACCACCACAGGTAGGGGATAGACTTACATAAGCAGATCTAAATTTTAGCTGCTTATTCTGTTCAAGATTTATGATTACATTTAGTTCGTTCTTCTTTGTGTGAGGTCTCTAAAACGTGTGTTTCAGGTTGTCCGTGATGCCCCGTTCCCAAGTGAAAACATGACTAGACCTTTCAAGCGACACTCTGCTTCAAGCACTGGGAGCACATTAAGCAACAGCTCTTCTTCATCCTTGGATTTGCTTCCTATCACTGACAATGAGAAGTACTTGTCATCTTCTGCCCCTGGTTTATTTCCTGGAAAGCCTCTCCTGTTAGACCTGGATCCAGCCATGGAGCGGCTTTCCCGCCTTCACCAAGCAGTTGAGCTAAGCATCTCCATAATGATGTCGTTCGTCACAAGCAACTGGCGTAGTCCGGAAAACTTGGAGAGTAATCTCCCAGCTATTCGCCAAGCTGCCGATCGGGTGGGCATTACTCTCCGAGACTTTTTGGAATTTTCCCGGGGTGCGGTAACAAACGCCAGCCAGGCAACCGACCGCTCTCTACAGACCAAACTCGGACGACAGGTGGGAAAATTGGAGGAAGTCTTTAAGAGTTTAATCACACAGACTCAGAGTTTAGATGCCGTTTCTTGGTCACATACAGAACTTGCCAAACCACAACAAAGTGATGCTTTAGACCAGCTAATAATGACAGTCCGTGGAATCCCAGATGATGCCAAACAGCTCACTTCCTTTCTGCACGGCAATGCCTCATTGCTTTTCAAACGGAGTCTCCAGCAGTTACCGCTTCCTCCATTGCCAGGAGTGAATAGCTTGGGGAGTGTGAGTTATCCACCAGGAGACAGGACGAACATTCAGTCACGGCCGTTACCCTTGCCACCAAAGTTTGCTGCTGCAGACCAAGAAAGTGAAGAGAGTCTCTATGAAACCACCGAAGAAGGATGGATGGAGGACTATGACTATGTCCATCTGCAGGTATTCTTCATTGTTCAACTCTGGCCTtacaatccatccatccattatcAATACCACTTAGGGCAAAATACACCATAGGTTGACAAGTCAGTTAGTTGTCGgacacacatagagacagaaaCCCATTCGCCCCCACAATCACACCGCCTCTGAGTAGGGATCAATCCCacactgcctgcaccaaaggcAGGAGAAAGAATCACTGCACCTTTCGgtttaaaagtaaaatttgaaaacaaagtgAAGTATTAGGTGGGGACAGAGATGAATGATTCATCAAATGAGCATTGTCTGTTCCTACAGACAGTGTTTTCAATGCATCTTGCACAATCTTATATTCAAAACACTCCCAACGTTGCAAAACATTCAACAGCATGataattaaaacatatttatgttatttttttagggtAAGGAGGAGTTTGAGAAGAGTCAAAGGCGGCAACTGATTGAAAAATGCAGCATCATCAAAAACAAGGCACAATTGGAGCAGCAGCAGGTGCGAGaccattttattttgtcaaatatgGATTTCCACAGTGCGTTGACTGTATGTCAATAAAGTCAATACGGAAACTACTCGCAGGGTTCTCGAAATTGTTTAGTGACggtatttgtgtttttgtctaGTATTGTTTTTAGCAGCAGAGGCAGAATTTTGGAGGTACCATATTTtaacacctataaaacgcaccgccctaaagggcgcagtctcagctgcgagtgtattttcagttttttgtcaatacatagggcgcTTCGTGTTAAAGGACGCGCTGCTatggttgtgctagcatgacacagcATAGCACATACcatgcatgctagcgtatgttttaaaaagggcaacgggagcaaaactgagtttgattttgtttaattGACGTAAtgtatattcgagaaaatattagtcaaagtattcaaacatctacaaatctgtcaaagtcctcatcttctgtactcactggccaacaatgctgggttccataaCATTGTCAGTGTCAGCGTGTTCGTCGTGGGGTTTCGTGATAGTGATTCCATGTGGACGAAAactcaaactacagtgctcgGCGGCACTTTCGcccaggcatcgacaatccattccaaatcgtcacgtaactcgtgcgacactGCCTACCTGTCTTTGTATGGAACCTCTATTTAGCGGCCATCCGACCTTCATCACTCTGAAGCCGTTTGCAAAGCTGTTCCTCctcgctgttaaattgtgttcgatccagtgttccctctaagctgcgcgcgtgcgcaattgcgcactactctcgtcttctctgcgcagcagcaatcatatggcgcgcagtaaaaaaaaaaaatcggatttttattttttatttttttttatttattttttttttacccatgatggcgccgtttaagcggcagccagtggcagtagctctgtccacttatgtttttcgtgttttacagcatgttttacatgaaaaatggacaggtcgccgaatggacgttctgccgaacgttcattcggcgacctgcccgtctgtcaaacgtccaatgcgcgaaacgtctttaggcgaatcatccgagtaccgatgatgtcgctcacactggtactcagtgcgctcagggaggttgactttctgctcagaccaacgaaaaattagagggaacattggttcgatccatggcttctgtccattttccaagcgttcacacccgcattctgttgtcattcacgtcaggtatttcctctgtataggtctaatgtgctgtttctttgagtattgagagtgtttttgagggttaaaagcgctacgagcacacggaagtcaaatgccttgccactcccctgggatgttttgaatggatttaccgtaacgcttggaatgcgcggggaggctactttaagggtgaacgtccgctgtgttgatcgcaataagtagcgtgtcggcaagaagtaaAACCAGTCATTtaagcggtcagggtcatacaaaaaaaaataatttagtgcacaaacaaggcgcaccgaccgattgggcgcatcgaccattttagagaaaaacttaagacttttaagtgccgttactctataggtgtgaaaatacggtagttcttttacagataaatagaaaaaaatctacttcTTCTGCTTATCTGAGGTCATGTCGCATGGGCAGCTGCAAATTATCTTTTCATTTGTTGAGTAGAAATATCTattactcattcatttattcttcTGTACCatgcatcctcataagggttgcgggggttgctgaggcctttcccagttgactttgggcaaaaggcaaactacaccggTCGCCTGTCAGCcgtaggacacacagagagacagacagccattcgCACTCAACCATACCGCCACCTGAGGAATCAAGCCCGCCCAACTGCAGCGAAGCCAGGCGATACAATCTTTTTAACTAACAATGTGGAAATGAGGCATAAGAAGCACTTATACTGTATTTTACGCATATATATGGCGCACCTTCAATTAATGGtctatcttaattttttttcatatataaggcgcacggATTAGAAAacgcaatagtagtagtagtggtgatagtagtagtactagtagtggtagtggtgatagtaatagtagtgatTGTTGTGGTAGTACtggtggtagtggtagcagtggtagtaggggattgtgttatacatcctctagatggagctgtagtactagtaatagtagttAGGAATTGTGTTATGAATTAACTTGATggtgctgtgctaaagggaatttcatacaatgattaaagaatattgatccatatattagGCACCTAGGATTATAAAACTTCAAGTAGGCATTATTTTCCTAGATTACTAATATTGGAGACATGAATAGTTACCTGTCAGTTATTTTACATTGGCCCATTTGAAAACATAATAACAAGTGTGTTCTGTGAAATAGTTTTATTGAAACCTGGTTTATCATATACATCAGTGATGCAGAAAATTTAATGTAAATTTAAGCAcataatgtcgttttttttaattcagctaGAATCATAGCCAACTCATCTTAACCCATTAGTAGAGGGTagagtactactagtagtagagTAGTAGACTTCCATCTCTTCACTTCATCTAGCTCTTCTGGGAGGATCCCAAGGAGGTCCAGGGCCAGCTAGGAGACATAGTCTCACTAGCATGTCCTGGGTCAGCCCCCGCAGCCTTTACAGGTGGGACATGCAACACCTCACCAGAGAGGCGTCCAGCAaatgtccataaaagttatgaacagtaTCTGTGACATAGAGCAGCCTTTGCAGTGTCCAAGGCTCACTGGAAATGGATTTGACTTCCTGACAGCTACATGGACCAAGGTATGACACTGGTCATACAGGTATCAGATCCCCTGTTCCCAATACTCCCGGAGCAGCCCTTAggtcaatatttttccatcggaaaactcgcttacaactttagctttgCTGCGTGATTGCaccaatttcaccgcttgtttttctatttgcacatactccgacagccattccatcttaaaagaaccatacgtatttcttttttactttcgCTTGTTGAGTGGCTCTGCTTAGCCCAGTCATTTCACCAtgataaaggcttggcagcagctccaCAGAACCATTAGCTATATGCTAAGCTGCAAGACACAGGCACGTAcaatggggcaaataagtatttagtcaaccaccaattgtgcaagttccactacttgaaaagattagaggcctgtaattgtcaacatgggtaaacctcaaccatgaaacagaatgtggaaaaaaaagaaaatcacgtttgatttttaaagaatttatttccaaattatagtggaaaataagtatttggtcacgtacaaacaagcaagatttctggctgtcaaagaggtctaacttctaacaaggtttccactcgttacctgtattaatagctaTATTATTAatatctgttttaactcattatcggtataaaagacccctgtccacaacctcagtctctcacactccaaactccactatggccaagaccaaagagctgtcgaaggacaccagagacaaaattgtagacctgcaccaggctggaaaGACTGAATCTCCAAtaggtaaaacacttggtgtaaagaaatcaactgtgggagcaattattagaaaatggaagacattcaagaccactgataattaATCTCCTTCGATCTGGGgatccatgcaagatctcatcccgtggcgtcaaaatgataaaaagaacggtgagcaaaaatcccagaatcaCACTTGGGACCTAGTGAATAACCTACAGAgtgctgggaccacagtaacaaaggctacttactatcagtaacacaatgcgctgccagggactcaaatcttgcactgccagacgtgtccccctgctgaagccaatacacatccaggcccgtctgcggttcgctagactgcatttggatgatccagaagaggactgggagaatctGTTATggtcaaatgaaatcaaaatagaacgttttggtagaaacacaggtt contains:
- the bcar1 gene encoding breast cancer anti-estrogen resistance protein 1 isoform X3; its protein translation is MGMYDRQQNHGTPCITEPTSACSTSQMMRPLPQSGPNQLTAAPHTQLPSLSSTSESVYMIPPSHATKPSPQSLYHIPSGQCLPPRNVKPELNIKVPALAQIQSEISGEDVYQVPPLSVEQNPGLTQAAYSVVPGSGKDVYQVPPSLEKKIWENSTPLGKGGTATQEDSVYAYDTMKKDHDKYDIPPRHPFSTQQDVYDVPPIRDKYNTQVYDFPPTVSKNISVTHLTKEETYDVPSHLTKEKLQAPTLPGQYMVSSLNEDHKAISAEVYDVPPLTLSKKHGKKEKATNLAQEIYSFPAVGEPTMDVYDIPREQEERECANVYDVPPQVVRDAPFPSENMTRPFKRHSASSTGSTLSNSSSSSLDLLPITDNEKYLSSSAPGLFPGKPLLLDLDPAMERLSRLHQAVELSISIMMSFVTSNWRSPENLESNLPAIRQAADRVGITLRDFLEFSRGAVTNASQATDRSLQTKLGRQVGKLEEVFKSLITQTQSLDAVSWSHTELAKPQQSDALDQLIMTVRGIPDDAKQLTSFLHGNASLLFKRSLQQLPLPPLPGVNSLGSVSYPPGDRTNIQSRPLPLPPKFAAADQESEESLYETTEEGWMEDYDYVHLQGKEEFEKSQRRQLIEKCSIIKNKAQLEQQQIKQFDRLEQEVSRPINNDCWGPVWVPSLIHAQGHHVAQNGSSKLSDSDRQLLLFYQEQSEQDFATVNNAVDAFFSTVNSNQLPKIFVAHSKLVVLSAHKLVFIGDTLSRQAKSPEVRAEISQSSNILCTKLKDIVISTKAAALQYPSTGATREMTEKVSKLAECTHQFRNVLGQLLLL
- the bcar1 gene encoding breast cancer anti-estrogen resistance protein 1 isoform X1, which codes for MSVPNVLAKALYDNAAESPDELSFRKGDILTVLERDAQGLDGWWLCSLHGRQGIVPGNRLKVLMGMYDRQQNHGTPCITEPTSACSTSQMMRPLPQSGPNQLTAAPHTQLPSLSSTSESVYMIPPSHATKPSPQSLYHIPSGQCLPPRNVKPELNIKVPALAQIQSEISGEDVYQVPPLSVEQNPGLTQAAYSVVPGSGKDVYQVPPSLEKKIWENSTPLGKGGTATQEDSVYAYDTMKKDHDKYDIPPRHPFSTQQDVYDVPPIRDKYNTQVYDFPPTVSKNISVTHLTKEETYDVPSHLTKEKLQAPTLPGQYMVSSLNEDHKAISAEVYDVPPLTLSKKHGKKEKATNLAQEIYSFPAVGEPTMDVYDIPREQEERECANVYDVPPQVVRDAPFPSENMTRPFKRHSASSTGSTLSNSSSSSLDLLPITDNEKYLSSSAPGLFPGKPLLLDLDPAMERLSRLHQAVELSISIMMSFVTSNWRSPENLESNLPAIRQAADRVGITLRDFLEFSRGAVTNASQATDRSLQTKLGRQVGKLEEVFKSLITQTQSLDAVSWSHTELAKPQQSDALDQLIMTVRGIPDDAKQLTSFLHGNASLLFKRSLQQLPLPPLPGVNSLGSVSYPPGDRTNIQSRPLPLPPKFAAADQESEESLYETTEEGWMEDYDYVHLQGKEEFEKSQRRQLIEKCSIIKNKAQLEQQQIKQFDRLEQEVSRPINNDCWGPVWVPSLIHAQGHHVAQNGSSKLSDSDRQLLLFYQEQSEQDFATVNNAVDAFFSTVNSNQLPKIFVAHSKLVVLSAHKLVFIGDTLSRQAKSPEVRAEISQSSNILCTKLKDIVISTKAAALQYPSTGATREMTEKVSKLAECTHQFRNVLGQLLLL
- the bcar1 gene encoding breast cancer anti-estrogen resistance protein 1 isoform X2; protein product: MNFLNVLAKALYDNAAESPDELSFRKGDILTVLERDAQGLDGWWLCSLHGRQGIVPGNRLKVLMGMYDRQQNHGTPCITEPTSACSTSQMMRPLPQSGPNQLTAAPHTQLPSLSSTSESVYMIPPSHATKPSPQSLYHIPSGQCLPPRNVKPELNIKVPALAQIQSEISGEDVYQVPPLSVEQNPGLTQAAYSVVPGSGKDVYQVPPSLEKKIWENSTPLGKGGTATQEDSVYAYDTMKKDHDKYDIPPRHPFSTQQDVYDVPPIRDKYNTQVYDFPPTVSKNISVTHLTKEETYDVPSHLTKEKLQAPTLPGQYMVSSLNEDHKAISAEVYDVPPLTLSKKHGKKEKATNLAQEIYSFPAVGEPTMDVYDIPREQEERECANVYDVPPQVVRDAPFPSENMTRPFKRHSASSTGSTLSNSSSSSLDLLPITDNEKYLSSSAPGLFPGKPLLLDLDPAMERLSRLHQAVELSISIMMSFVTSNWRSPENLESNLPAIRQAADRVGITLRDFLEFSRGAVTNASQATDRSLQTKLGRQVGKLEEVFKSLITQTQSLDAVSWSHTELAKPQQSDALDQLIMTVRGIPDDAKQLTSFLHGNASLLFKRSLQQLPLPPLPGVNSLGSVSYPPGDRTNIQSRPLPLPPKFAAADQESEESLYETTEEGWMEDYDYVHLQGKEEFEKSQRRQLIEKCSIIKNKAQLEQQQIKQFDRLEQEVSRPINNDCWGPVWVPSLIHAQGHHVAQNGSSKLSDSDRQLLLFYQEQSEQDFATVNNAVDAFFSTVNSNQLPKIFVAHSKLVVLSAHKLVFIGDTLSRQAKSPEVRAEISQSSNILCTKLKDIVISTKAAALQYPSTGATREMTEKVSKLAECTHQFRNVLGQLLLL